The following coding sequences are from one Patagioenas fasciata isolate bPatFas1 chromosome 23, bPatFas1.hap1, whole genome shotgun sequence window:
- the ARHGEF10L gene encoding rho guanine nucleotide exchange factor 10-like protein isoform X1, which translates to MASSELPPQPALGDHLAPATPSPHGEEDLGEAFTFEDSEEEEEEEDSSAEPRGDGILQAPPRRRRPASSSGDGLVLETQEGLPVGVSNGETGCDPHIGTQTWKRKNSHQGERFEFPAVEDDVIYDDVPCEPLDADGVGPGRSLIYEEVQRGAGPRAGEDLGWSSSEFESYSEDSGEENKTEAEPAKHRASFQPKLSPDLNRLKERYARTKRDILALRVGGRDMQELKQKYDWKMTQLMKAAKSGTKDGLEKTKIAVMRKVTFLHRKETPGDSEEEDTGFLEVTVSDMKHPPPELGPMPEGLSPQQVVRRHILGSIVQSERSYVDSLKRILQDYRNPLLEMEPKVLSARKCQVVFFRLKEILQCHSMFQIALASRVAEWDTAEKIGDLFVASFSKSMVLDVYSDYVNNFTTAMSLIKKACLTKPAFLDFLKKRQMASADRVTLYGLMVKPIQRFPQFILLLQDMLKNTPKGHADRLSLQLALTELETLAEKLNEQKRLADQVAEIQQLCKSISDRSSLNKLLSSGQRQLLLCETLTETVYGDRGQLIKSKERKVFLLNDMLVCANINFKPVNPGGQLEISSLVPLGPKYVVKWSTALPQVQVVEVGQESGAYDKDNVVIHNAGAKKHAPAGQASHNKVYLGPPRLFQELQDLQKDLAVVEQITLLISTLHGTYQNLNMTVAQDWCLALQRMMKVKEEEIHSANKCRLRLLLPGKPDKSGRPISVMVVFITPNPLSKISWVNRLHLAKIGLREENQPGWLCPDEDKKSKAPFWCPILSCHMPAFSKALDLQLGAAVHNPVQSSLLGFSAVSTSLPQGYLWVGGGQEGAGGQVEIFSLNRAVPRTVKSFPVASPVLCMEYIPEVGDDGDTREPRPTTEQPAASPHPTVCLGLRDGSIAVYGSVDTGTQCLLTCKSPGMQPVLCLKHSPEFLFAGLQDGTVAAYPRNNGGLWDVGEQPARLAVGTGPVRVLLTLDETLWASCDNQVTVLDATSLRAQQTFEAHPDAGASITHMVKAGSGVWMAFSSGSSIRLFHTETLEHLQEINIATKTTFVLPGQKHVRVTSLLICQGSLWVGTDQGIIVLLPVPRLEGIPKITGKGMVSLNGHGGPVEFLAVALSTLAPDVLKGDQEEEEEGEDDKPPELDGPPPREMRKKGILLQYRLRSTSHLPGQLLSVREAPAGVAPAHTEEDGSIYEMADDPDIWVRSRPCARDTPRKEISSVAIISGGRGYRNFSPESPRRGGDADSTLLIWQLPLML; encoded by the exons GTGACCATCTCGCCCCGGCCACCCCGAGTCCCCACGGGGAGGAAGACCTCGGCGAAGCCTTCACTTTCGAGGACagcgaggaggaagaggaggaggaagattcgTCGGCAGAACCAAGGGGGGACGGCATCCTGCAGGCTCCCCCTCGCAGGCGACGACCTGCCAGCTCCAGCGGTG ACGGGCTGGTGCTGGAGACCCAGGAAGG GCTGCCAGTGGGGGTGAGCAATGGGGAGACTGGATGTGACCCCCACATCGGTACCCAGACCTGGAAGAGGAAAAACAGCCACCAAG GTGAGCGCTTCGAGTTCCCGGCCGTGGAGGACGACGTGATCTATGACGATGTCCCCTGTGAGCCCCTCGATGCTGATG GCGTGGGGCCGGGGCGCAGCctgatctatgaggaggtgcagcgcggagcggggccgcgggcTGGCGAGGATTTGGGCTGGAGCTCCAGCGAGTTCGAGAGCTACAGCGAGGATTCGGGCGAGGAGAACAAGACAGAGGCCGAGCCGGCCAAGCACCGGGCGTCCTTCCAGCCCAAG CTTTCTCCAGACCTGAATAGACTAAAGGAGAGATACGCCAGGACTAAGAGGGACATCCTGGCTTTAAGAGTTGGGGGGAGAGACATGCAGGAGCTGAAGCAGAAGTACGATTGGAAG ATGACTCAGCTGATGAAAGCAGCCAAAAGCGGCACCAAGGACGGGTTGGAGAAGACCAAGATCGCTGTGATGAGGAAGGTGACGTTCCTGCACCGCAAAGAAACCCCGG GGGACTCGGAGGAGGAGGACACGGGGTTCCTGGAGGTCACCGTCTCCGACATGAAGCACCCACCCCCGGAGCTGGGCCCCATGCCTGAGGGGCTGAGCCCACAGCAG GTGGTTCGGCGGCACATCCTCGGCTCCATCGTGCAGAGCGAGCGCAGCTACGTGGACTCCCTAAAACGCATCCTGCAg GATTACAGGAACCCGCTGCTGGAGATGGAGCCAAAGGTGCTGAGCGCTCGCAAGTGCCAGGTGGTGTTTTTTCGGCTGAAGGAGATCCTGCAGTGCCACTCCATGTTCCAGATCGCCCTCGCCTCCCGCGTGGCCGAGTGGGATACAGCAGAGAAGATCGGGGACCTCTTCGTGGCCTCG ttCTCCAAGTCGATGGTGCTGGACGTCTACAGCGACTACGTCAACAACTTCACCACCGCCATGTCCCTCATCAAGAAGGCTTGTCTCACCAAACCCGCCTTCCTCGACTTCCTCAAG AAGAGGCAGATGGCCAGTGCCGACCGCGTCACACTCTACGGGCTGATGGTGAAGCCCATCCAGAGGTTCCCTCAATTCATCCTGCTCCTGCAG GACATGCTGAAAAACACCCCCAAGGGCCACGCGGACCGCCTGTCCCTCCAGCTGGCCCTCACCGAGCTGGAGACGTTGGCGGAGAAGCTCAATGAGCAAAAGCGTTTGGCCGACCAAGTTGCCGAAATCCAGCAACTCTGCAAGAGCATCAGCGACCGCAGCAGCCTCAACAAG CTGCTGAGTTCGGGGCAGCGGCAGCTCCTGCTCTGCGAGACGCTGACGGAGACGGTGTACGGAGACCGCGGGcagctcatcaagtccaaggagCGGAAGGTTTTCCTCCTCAACGACATGCTGGTCTGCGCCAACATCAACTTCAA GCCGGTGAACCCAGG AGGCCAGCTGGAAATCAGCAGCTTGGTGCCCCTGGGTCCCAAATACGTGGTGAAGTGGAGCACGGCCCTCCCGCAGGTCCAGGTGGTGGAGGTGGGACAGGAGAGCGGCGCCTATGACAAGGACAACGTCGTCATCCACAACGCCGGGGCCAAGAAACACGCGCCGGCCGGGCAGGCTTCACACA ATAAAGTGTACCTGGGGCCACCGCGGCTCTTCCAGGAGCTGCAGGACCTGCAGAAGGACCTGGCGGTGGTGGAGCAGATCACCCTTCTCATCAGCACCTTGCATGGCACCTACCAG AACCTGAACATGACAGTGGCCCAGGACTGGTGCTTGGCCTTGCAGAGGATGATGAAGgtgaaggaggaggagatccACTCCGCCAACAAGTGCCGCCTCCGTCTCCTGCTGCCTGGGAAGCCAGATAA GTCCGGCCGCCCCATCAGTGTCATGGTTGTGTTCATCACCCCCAACCCCTTGAGCAAGATCTCCTGGGTCAACCGCCTGCACTTGGCCAAGATAGGACTGC GGGAGGAGAACCAGCCGGGCTGGCTCTGTCCCGATGAAGATAAGAAGAGCAAAGCTCCGTTCTGGTGCCCCATCCTCTCCTGCCACATGCCCGCCTTCTCCAAAGCCCTTGATCTGCAG CTCGGCGCTGCGGTGCACAACCCCGTGCAATCCTCTCTGCTGGGCTTCTCCGCCGTCAGCACCTCGCTGCCACAGGGCTACCTCTGG GTTGGGGGCGGCCAGGAAGGCGCAGGGGGGCAGGTGGAGATCTTCTCCCTGAACCGTGCCGTGCCGCGGACGGTGAAATCCTTCCCGGTGGCATCGCCGGTGCTGTGCATGGAGTACATCCCCGAGGTGGGGGACGATGGGGACACCCGGGAACCCCGACCCACCACCGAGCAACCCGCCGCGTCCCCACATCCCACCGTCTGCTTGGGCTTGCGGGATGGCAG CATCGCGGTCTACGGCAGCGTGGACACAGGGACGCAATGTTTATTGACCTGCAAAAGCCCGGGCATGCAACCCGTCCTCTGCTTGAAGCACAGCCCAGAGTTCCTGTTCGCCGGGTTGCAGGATGGGACCGTGGCCGCCTACCCCAGGAATAACG gggggctgtgggatgtgggggagCAGCCCGCCCGCCTGGCCGTGGGGACCGGCCCCGTGCGCGTCCTCCTGACGCTGGACGAGACACTGTGGGCCAGCTGTGACAACCAGGTCACCGTCCTCGATGCCACCAGCCTCCGCGCACAG CAAACCTTCGAGGCCCACCCGGACGCGGGCGCCAGCATCACGCACATGGTCAAGGCGGGCAGCGGCGTCTGGATGGCCTTTTCCTCAGGGTCCTCCATCCGCCTCTTCCACACCGAGACGCTGGAGCACCTGCAGGAGATCAACATCGCCACCAAGACCACCTTCGTCCTGCCCG GTCAAAAACACGTCCGTGTCACCAGCCTCCTCATCTGCCAGGGCTCGCTTTGGGTGGGCACCGACCAGGGCATCATCGTGCTGCTGCCCGTGCCCCGCTTGGAGGGCATCCCCAAAATCACCG GAAAAGGGATGGTGTCCCTCAACGGCCACGGTGGCCCCGTGGAGTTCTTGGCGGTGGCATTGAGCACCCTGGCGCCCGACGTGCTAAAAGGCGatcaagaggaggaagaggaaggcgaAGATGATAAACCCCCCGAGCTGGACGGCCCCCCGCCtcgagaaatgaggaaaaaagggatttTATTACAATATCGCCTCCGATCCACCtcgcacctccctgggcagctgctgTCGGTGCGGGAAGCGCCCGCGGGCGTCGCGCCGGCGCACACCGAGGAGGACGGTTCCATCTACGAGATGGCCGATGACCCTGATATCTGGGTGCGGAGCCGACCCTGCGCCCGTGACACCCCCCGCAAGGAGATTTCCTCGGTCGCCATCATTTCGGGGGGTCGGGGGTACCGTAACTTCAGCCCCGAATCGCCGCGCCGGGGGGGAGATGCCGACAGCACTTTGCTCATCTGGCAGCTCCCCTTGATGCTAtag
- the ARHGEF10L gene encoding rho guanine nucleotide exchange factor 10-like protein isoform X3 produces the protein MASSELPPQPALGDHLAPATPSPHGEEDLGEAFTFEDSEEEEEEEDSSAEPRGDGILQAPPRRRRPASSSGDGLVLETQEGLPVGVSNGETGCDPHIGTQTWKRKNSHQGERFEFPAVEDDVIYDDVPCEPLDADGVGPGRSLIYEEVQRGAGPRAGEDLGWSSSEFESYSEDSGEENKTEAEPAKHRASFQPKMTQLMKAAKSGTKDGLEKTKIAVMRKVTFLHRKETPGDSEEEDTGFLEVTVSDMKHPPPELGPMPEGLSPQQVVRRHILGSIVQSERSYVDSLKRILQDYRNPLLEMEPKVLSARKCQVVFFRLKEILQCHSMFQIALASRVAEWDTAEKIGDLFVASFSKSMVLDVYSDYVNNFTTAMSLIKKACLTKPAFLDFLKKRQMASADRVTLYGLMVKPIQRFPQFILLLQDMLKNTPKGHADRLSLQLALTELETLAEKLNEQKRLADQVAEIQQLCKSISDRSSLNKLLSSGQRQLLLCETLTETVYGDRGQLIKSKERKVFLLNDMLVCANINFKPVNPGGQLEISSLVPLGPKYVVKWSTALPQVQVVEVGQESGAYDKDNVVIHNAGAKKHAPAGQASHNKVYLGPPRLFQELQDLQKDLAVVEQITLLISTLHGTYQNLNMTVAQDWCLALQRMMKVKEEEIHSANKCRLRLLLPGKPDKSGRPISVMVVFITPNPLSKISWVNRLHLAKIGLREENQPGWLCPDEDKKSKAPFWCPILSCHMPAFSKALDLQLGAAVHNPVQSSLLGFSAVSTSLPQGYLWVGGGQEGAGGQVEIFSLNRAVPRTVKSFPVASPVLCMEYIPEVGDDGDTREPRPTTEQPAASPHPTVCLGLRDGSIAVYGSVDTGTQCLLTCKSPGMQPVLCLKHSPEFLFAGLQDGTVAAYPRNNGGLWDVGEQPARLAVGTGPVRVLLTLDETLWASCDNQVTVLDATSLRAQQTFEAHPDAGASITHMVKAGSGVWMAFSSGSSIRLFHTETLEHLQEINIATKTTFVLPGQKHVRVTSLLICQGSLWVGTDQGIIVLLPVPRLEGIPKITGKGMVSLNGHGGPVEFLAVALSTLAPDVLKGDQEEEEEGEDDKPPELDGPPPREMRKKGILLQYRLRSTSHLPGQLLSVREAPAGVAPAHTEEDGSIYEMADDPDIWVRSRPCARDTPRKEISSVAIISGGRGYRNFSPESPRRGGDADSTLLIWQLPLML, from the exons GTGACCATCTCGCCCCGGCCACCCCGAGTCCCCACGGGGAGGAAGACCTCGGCGAAGCCTTCACTTTCGAGGACagcgaggaggaagaggaggaggaagattcgTCGGCAGAACCAAGGGGGGACGGCATCCTGCAGGCTCCCCCTCGCAGGCGACGACCTGCCAGCTCCAGCGGTG ACGGGCTGGTGCTGGAGACCCAGGAAGG GCTGCCAGTGGGGGTGAGCAATGGGGAGACTGGATGTGACCCCCACATCGGTACCCAGACCTGGAAGAGGAAAAACAGCCACCAAG GTGAGCGCTTCGAGTTCCCGGCCGTGGAGGACGACGTGATCTATGACGATGTCCCCTGTGAGCCCCTCGATGCTGATG GCGTGGGGCCGGGGCGCAGCctgatctatgaggaggtgcagcgcggagcggggccgcgggcTGGCGAGGATTTGGGCTGGAGCTCCAGCGAGTTCGAGAGCTACAGCGAGGATTCGGGCGAGGAGAACAAGACAGAGGCCGAGCCGGCCAAGCACCGGGCGTCCTTCCAGCCCAAG ATGACTCAGCTGATGAAAGCAGCCAAAAGCGGCACCAAGGACGGGTTGGAGAAGACCAAGATCGCTGTGATGAGGAAGGTGACGTTCCTGCACCGCAAAGAAACCCCGG GGGACTCGGAGGAGGAGGACACGGGGTTCCTGGAGGTCACCGTCTCCGACATGAAGCACCCACCCCCGGAGCTGGGCCCCATGCCTGAGGGGCTGAGCCCACAGCAG GTGGTTCGGCGGCACATCCTCGGCTCCATCGTGCAGAGCGAGCGCAGCTACGTGGACTCCCTAAAACGCATCCTGCAg GATTACAGGAACCCGCTGCTGGAGATGGAGCCAAAGGTGCTGAGCGCTCGCAAGTGCCAGGTGGTGTTTTTTCGGCTGAAGGAGATCCTGCAGTGCCACTCCATGTTCCAGATCGCCCTCGCCTCCCGCGTGGCCGAGTGGGATACAGCAGAGAAGATCGGGGACCTCTTCGTGGCCTCG ttCTCCAAGTCGATGGTGCTGGACGTCTACAGCGACTACGTCAACAACTTCACCACCGCCATGTCCCTCATCAAGAAGGCTTGTCTCACCAAACCCGCCTTCCTCGACTTCCTCAAG AAGAGGCAGATGGCCAGTGCCGACCGCGTCACACTCTACGGGCTGATGGTGAAGCCCATCCAGAGGTTCCCTCAATTCATCCTGCTCCTGCAG GACATGCTGAAAAACACCCCCAAGGGCCACGCGGACCGCCTGTCCCTCCAGCTGGCCCTCACCGAGCTGGAGACGTTGGCGGAGAAGCTCAATGAGCAAAAGCGTTTGGCCGACCAAGTTGCCGAAATCCAGCAACTCTGCAAGAGCATCAGCGACCGCAGCAGCCTCAACAAG CTGCTGAGTTCGGGGCAGCGGCAGCTCCTGCTCTGCGAGACGCTGACGGAGACGGTGTACGGAGACCGCGGGcagctcatcaagtccaaggagCGGAAGGTTTTCCTCCTCAACGACATGCTGGTCTGCGCCAACATCAACTTCAA GCCGGTGAACCCAGG AGGCCAGCTGGAAATCAGCAGCTTGGTGCCCCTGGGTCCCAAATACGTGGTGAAGTGGAGCACGGCCCTCCCGCAGGTCCAGGTGGTGGAGGTGGGACAGGAGAGCGGCGCCTATGACAAGGACAACGTCGTCATCCACAACGCCGGGGCCAAGAAACACGCGCCGGCCGGGCAGGCTTCACACA ATAAAGTGTACCTGGGGCCACCGCGGCTCTTCCAGGAGCTGCAGGACCTGCAGAAGGACCTGGCGGTGGTGGAGCAGATCACCCTTCTCATCAGCACCTTGCATGGCACCTACCAG AACCTGAACATGACAGTGGCCCAGGACTGGTGCTTGGCCTTGCAGAGGATGATGAAGgtgaaggaggaggagatccACTCCGCCAACAAGTGCCGCCTCCGTCTCCTGCTGCCTGGGAAGCCAGATAA GTCCGGCCGCCCCATCAGTGTCATGGTTGTGTTCATCACCCCCAACCCCTTGAGCAAGATCTCCTGGGTCAACCGCCTGCACTTGGCCAAGATAGGACTGC GGGAGGAGAACCAGCCGGGCTGGCTCTGTCCCGATGAAGATAAGAAGAGCAAAGCTCCGTTCTGGTGCCCCATCCTCTCCTGCCACATGCCCGCCTTCTCCAAAGCCCTTGATCTGCAG CTCGGCGCTGCGGTGCACAACCCCGTGCAATCCTCTCTGCTGGGCTTCTCCGCCGTCAGCACCTCGCTGCCACAGGGCTACCTCTGG GTTGGGGGCGGCCAGGAAGGCGCAGGGGGGCAGGTGGAGATCTTCTCCCTGAACCGTGCCGTGCCGCGGACGGTGAAATCCTTCCCGGTGGCATCGCCGGTGCTGTGCATGGAGTACATCCCCGAGGTGGGGGACGATGGGGACACCCGGGAACCCCGACCCACCACCGAGCAACCCGCCGCGTCCCCACATCCCACCGTCTGCTTGGGCTTGCGGGATGGCAG CATCGCGGTCTACGGCAGCGTGGACACAGGGACGCAATGTTTATTGACCTGCAAAAGCCCGGGCATGCAACCCGTCCTCTGCTTGAAGCACAGCCCAGAGTTCCTGTTCGCCGGGTTGCAGGATGGGACCGTGGCCGCCTACCCCAGGAATAACG gggggctgtgggatgtgggggagCAGCCCGCCCGCCTGGCCGTGGGGACCGGCCCCGTGCGCGTCCTCCTGACGCTGGACGAGACACTGTGGGCCAGCTGTGACAACCAGGTCACCGTCCTCGATGCCACCAGCCTCCGCGCACAG CAAACCTTCGAGGCCCACCCGGACGCGGGCGCCAGCATCACGCACATGGTCAAGGCGGGCAGCGGCGTCTGGATGGCCTTTTCCTCAGGGTCCTCCATCCGCCTCTTCCACACCGAGACGCTGGAGCACCTGCAGGAGATCAACATCGCCACCAAGACCACCTTCGTCCTGCCCG GTCAAAAACACGTCCGTGTCACCAGCCTCCTCATCTGCCAGGGCTCGCTTTGGGTGGGCACCGACCAGGGCATCATCGTGCTGCTGCCCGTGCCCCGCTTGGAGGGCATCCCCAAAATCACCG GAAAAGGGATGGTGTCCCTCAACGGCCACGGTGGCCCCGTGGAGTTCTTGGCGGTGGCATTGAGCACCCTGGCGCCCGACGTGCTAAAAGGCGatcaagaggaggaagaggaaggcgaAGATGATAAACCCCCCGAGCTGGACGGCCCCCCGCCtcgagaaatgaggaaaaaagggatttTATTACAATATCGCCTCCGATCCACCtcgcacctccctgggcagctgctgTCGGTGCGGGAAGCGCCCGCGGGCGTCGCGCCGGCGCACACCGAGGAGGACGGTTCCATCTACGAGATGGCCGATGACCCTGATATCTGGGTGCGGAGCCGACCCTGCGCCCGTGACACCCCCCGCAAGGAGATTTCCTCGGTCGCCATCATTTCGGGGGGTCGGGGGTACCGTAACTTCAGCCCCGAATCGCCGCGCCGGGGGGGAGATGCCGACAGCACTTTGCTCATCTGGCAGCTCCCCTTGATGCTAtag
- the ARHGEF10L gene encoding rho guanine nucleotide exchange factor 10-like protein isoform X4 — protein sequence MASSELPPQPALGDHLAPATPSPHGEEDLGEAFTFEDSEEEEEEEDSSAEPRGDGILQAPPRRRRPASSSGDGLVLETQEGLPVGVSNGETGCDPHIGTQTWKRKNSHQGERFEFPAVEDDVIYDDVPCEPLDADGVGPGRSLIYEEVQRGAGPRAGEDLGWSSSEFESYSEDSGEENKTEAEPAKHRASFQPKMTQLMKAAKSGTKDGLEKTKIAVMRKVTFLHRKETPGDSEEEDTGFLEVTVSDMKHPPPELGPMPEGLSPQQVVRRHILGSIVQSERSYVDSLKRILQDYRNPLLEMEPKVLSARKCQVVFFRLKEILQCHSMFQIALASRVAEWDTAEKIGDLFVASFSKSMVLDVYSDYVNNFTTAMSLIKKACLTKPAFLDFLKKRQMASADRVTLYGLMVKPIQRFPQFILLLQDMLKNTPKGHADRLSLQLALTELETLAEKLNEQKRLADQVAEIQQLCKSISDRSSLNKLLSSGQRQLLLCETLTETVYGDRGQLIKSKERKVFLLNDMLVCANINFKGQLEISSLVPLGPKYVVKWSTALPQVQVVEVGQESGAYDKDNVVIHNAGAKKHAPAGQASHNKVYLGPPRLFQELQDLQKDLAVVEQITLLISTLHGTYQNLNMTVAQDWCLALQRMMKVKEEEIHSANKCRLRLLLPGKPDKSGRPISVMVVFITPNPLSKISWVNRLHLAKIGLREENQPGWLCPDEDKKSKAPFWCPILSCHMPAFSKALDLQLGAAVHNPVQSSLLGFSAVSTSLPQGYLWVGGGQEGAGGQVEIFSLNRAVPRTVKSFPVASPVLCMEYIPEVGDDGDTREPRPTTEQPAASPHPTVCLGLRDGSIAVYGSVDTGTQCLLTCKSPGMQPVLCLKHSPEFLFAGLQDGTVAAYPRNNGGLWDVGEQPARLAVGTGPVRVLLTLDETLWASCDNQVTVLDATSLRAQQTFEAHPDAGASITHMVKAGSGVWMAFSSGSSIRLFHTETLEHLQEINIATKTTFVLPGQKHVRVTSLLICQGSLWVGTDQGIIVLLPVPRLEGIPKITGKGMVSLNGHGGPVEFLAVALSTLAPDVLKGDQEEEEEGEDDKPPELDGPPPREMRKKGILLQYRLRSTSHLPGQLLSVREAPAGVAPAHTEEDGSIYEMADDPDIWVRSRPCARDTPRKEISSVAIISGGRGYRNFSPESPRRGGDADSTLLIWQLPLML from the exons GTGACCATCTCGCCCCGGCCACCCCGAGTCCCCACGGGGAGGAAGACCTCGGCGAAGCCTTCACTTTCGAGGACagcgaggaggaagaggaggaggaagattcgTCGGCAGAACCAAGGGGGGACGGCATCCTGCAGGCTCCCCCTCGCAGGCGACGACCTGCCAGCTCCAGCGGTG ACGGGCTGGTGCTGGAGACCCAGGAAGG GCTGCCAGTGGGGGTGAGCAATGGGGAGACTGGATGTGACCCCCACATCGGTACCCAGACCTGGAAGAGGAAAAACAGCCACCAAG GTGAGCGCTTCGAGTTCCCGGCCGTGGAGGACGACGTGATCTATGACGATGTCCCCTGTGAGCCCCTCGATGCTGATG GCGTGGGGCCGGGGCGCAGCctgatctatgaggaggtgcagcgcggagcggggccgcgggcTGGCGAGGATTTGGGCTGGAGCTCCAGCGAGTTCGAGAGCTACAGCGAGGATTCGGGCGAGGAGAACAAGACAGAGGCCGAGCCGGCCAAGCACCGGGCGTCCTTCCAGCCCAAG ATGACTCAGCTGATGAAAGCAGCCAAAAGCGGCACCAAGGACGGGTTGGAGAAGACCAAGATCGCTGTGATGAGGAAGGTGACGTTCCTGCACCGCAAAGAAACCCCGG GGGACTCGGAGGAGGAGGACACGGGGTTCCTGGAGGTCACCGTCTCCGACATGAAGCACCCACCCCCGGAGCTGGGCCCCATGCCTGAGGGGCTGAGCCCACAGCAG GTGGTTCGGCGGCACATCCTCGGCTCCATCGTGCAGAGCGAGCGCAGCTACGTGGACTCCCTAAAACGCATCCTGCAg GATTACAGGAACCCGCTGCTGGAGATGGAGCCAAAGGTGCTGAGCGCTCGCAAGTGCCAGGTGGTGTTTTTTCGGCTGAAGGAGATCCTGCAGTGCCACTCCATGTTCCAGATCGCCCTCGCCTCCCGCGTGGCCGAGTGGGATACAGCAGAGAAGATCGGGGACCTCTTCGTGGCCTCG ttCTCCAAGTCGATGGTGCTGGACGTCTACAGCGACTACGTCAACAACTTCACCACCGCCATGTCCCTCATCAAGAAGGCTTGTCTCACCAAACCCGCCTTCCTCGACTTCCTCAAG AAGAGGCAGATGGCCAGTGCCGACCGCGTCACACTCTACGGGCTGATGGTGAAGCCCATCCAGAGGTTCCCTCAATTCATCCTGCTCCTGCAG GACATGCTGAAAAACACCCCCAAGGGCCACGCGGACCGCCTGTCCCTCCAGCTGGCCCTCACCGAGCTGGAGACGTTGGCGGAGAAGCTCAATGAGCAAAAGCGTTTGGCCGACCAAGTTGCCGAAATCCAGCAACTCTGCAAGAGCATCAGCGACCGCAGCAGCCTCAACAAG CTGCTGAGTTCGGGGCAGCGGCAGCTCCTGCTCTGCGAGACGCTGACGGAGACGGTGTACGGAGACCGCGGGcagctcatcaagtccaaggagCGGAAGGTTTTCCTCCTCAACGACATGCTGGTCTGCGCCAACATCAACTTCAA AGGCCAGCTGGAAATCAGCAGCTTGGTGCCCCTGGGTCCCAAATACGTGGTGAAGTGGAGCACGGCCCTCCCGCAGGTCCAGGTGGTGGAGGTGGGACAGGAGAGCGGCGCCTATGACAAGGACAACGTCGTCATCCACAACGCCGGGGCCAAGAAACACGCGCCGGCCGGGCAGGCTTCACACA ATAAAGTGTACCTGGGGCCACCGCGGCTCTTCCAGGAGCTGCAGGACCTGCAGAAGGACCTGGCGGTGGTGGAGCAGATCACCCTTCTCATCAGCACCTTGCATGGCACCTACCAG AACCTGAACATGACAGTGGCCCAGGACTGGTGCTTGGCCTTGCAGAGGATGATGAAGgtgaaggaggaggagatccACTCCGCCAACAAGTGCCGCCTCCGTCTCCTGCTGCCTGGGAAGCCAGATAA GTCCGGCCGCCCCATCAGTGTCATGGTTGTGTTCATCACCCCCAACCCCTTGAGCAAGATCTCCTGGGTCAACCGCCTGCACTTGGCCAAGATAGGACTGC GGGAGGAGAACCAGCCGGGCTGGCTCTGTCCCGATGAAGATAAGAAGAGCAAAGCTCCGTTCTGGTGCCCCATCCTCTCCTGCCACATGCCCGCCTTCTCCAAAGCCCTTGATCTGCAG CTCGGCGCTGCGGTGCACAACCCCGTGCAATCCTCTCTGCTGGGCTTCTCCGCCGTCAGCACCTCGCTGCCACAGGGCTACCTCTGG GTTGGGGGCGGCCAGGAAGGCGCAGGGGGGCAGGTGGAGATCTTCTCCCTGAACCGTGCCGTGCCGCGGACGGTGAAATCCTTCCCGGTGGCATCGCCGGTGCTGTGCATGGAGTACATCCCCGAGGTGGGGGACGATGGGGACACCCGGGAACCCCGACCCACCACCGAGCAACCCGCCGCGTCCCCACATCCCACCGTCTGCTTGGGCTTGCGGGATGGCAG CATCGCGGTCTACGGCAGCGTGGACACAGGGACGCAATGTTTATTGACCTGCAAAAGCCCGGGCATGCAACCCGTCCTCTGCTTGAAGCACAGCCCAGAGTTCCTGTTCGCCGGGTTGCAGGATGGGACCGTGGCCGCCTACCCCAGGAATAACG gggggctgtgggatgtgggggagCAGCCCGCCCGCCTGGCCGTGGGGACCGGCCCCGTGCGCGTCCTCCTGACGCTGGACGAGACACTGTGGGCCAGCTGTGACAACCAGGTCACCGTCCTCGATGCCACCAGCCTCCGCGCACAG CAAACCTTCGAGGCCCACCCGGACGCGGGCGCCAGCATCACGCACATGGTCAAGGCGGGCAGCGGCGTCTGGATGGCCTTTTCCTCAGGGTCCTCCATCCGCCTCTTCCACACCGAGACGCTGGAGCACCTGCAGGAGATCAACATCGCCACCAAGACCACCTTCGTCCTGCCCG GTCAAAAACACGTCCGTGTCACCAGCCTCCTCATCTGCCAGGGCTCGCTTTGGGTGGGCACCGACCAGGGCATCATCGTGCTGCTGCCCGTGCCCCGCTTGGAGGGCATCCCCAAAATCACCG GAAAAGGGATGGTGTCCCTCAACGGCCACGGTGGCCCCGTGGAGTTCTTGGCGGTGGCATTGAGCACCCTGGCGCCCGACGTGCTAAAAGGCGatcaagaggaggaagaggaaggcgaAGATGATAAACCCCCCGAGCTGGACGGCCCCCCGCCtcgagaaatgaggaaaaaagggatttTATTACAATATCGCCTCCGATCCACCtcgcacctccctgggcagctgctgTCGGTGCGGGAAGCGCCCGCGGGCGTCGCGCCGGCGCACACCGAGGAGGACGGTTCCATCTACGAGATGGCCGATGACCCTGATATCTGGGTGCGGAGCCGACCCTGCGCCCGTGACACCCCCCGCAAGGAGATTTCCTCGGTCGCCATCATTTCGGGGGGTCGGGGGTACCGTAACTTCAGCCCCGAATCGCCGCGCCGGGGGGGAGATGCCGACAGCACTTTGCTCATCTGGCAGCTCCCCTTGATGCTAtag